The Phragmites australis chromosome 13, lpPhrAust1.1, whole genome shotgun sequence DNA window tcaattaAAAGTGCTGCAAGTAATTTTGCCAGATGTTTTGATGTCAGCACCTGAGATTCTTCAGTTCGTTATAGCTGCAGATTGCTATCCAAATATCTCTGTTGCCTATCGGATCCTCTTAACTGTACCTGTGACTGTAGCTTCAGCTGAAAGAagtttctcaaaattaaaattactgAAAAACTATTTGAGGTCAACTATGTCACATGAAAGATTGAATGGTTTGGCTATGTGctgcattgagaagaatgtctTGGACAGCATTGATCTCGATATTGTCCTTAATGATTTTGCATCAAGAAATGCCTGAAGGAATTGTTTTTTATGAGAGACATTGGGTATTCATCATCTCCTCTTTTATGAAACGTTGTCAATggagtcatttgagtttgtttcTCGTTCTTATTTTAGTAATCTTACTAGTTTTATTTTGTTGTTCTTTAAATTTTTCTATTGTAGTCTCGATATTATTCATCGAGATTTAAGAATATGTTAGAAGTTAATTTTTACTAATTATTTCTCGGTTTATCATATTAGCAATGTTCATTTatatcatcttaaaaaataaatgatttataaattatacaaatgaaaataatatttagttttaaGGGTCTATAGTGCCACGATCGTCTAGGGCCCTCGAAACTGTAGAGCCAGCCCTGTGTTCACAGAAGCATACACGCGAGTAAGAGACACAAATGGTCACCGATCACTAGTGTGCATAAGCATCGGCACCAATGCAGAAGCACAGGTCAACGGGCCGAGATAAAAGGTGCAGAGCATTTGAATGGCACGTCGCACCTCACTCGGCCTTCCCCAgcgccgcctccagccgcttgCAGTCGGCGATGTAAGCGAACCCGTATGCCATGTTGGCGAGCGTCGCCTCCTGCAGGTCCCGGCTCGCCGTGGCGGTGGCGTCGGCGGAGAAGAACACCCGGAACCCCCTCACGAAGGCGTCCCGCGCGGTGGTCTCGCAGCATAGGTTGGTCATCACGCCCGCCACGATCACCTCCTCGGCGCCCATCCCACGCAGCGCCTCCTCCAGCGCCGTGCCGGCGAAGGCGCTGTACGTGCTCTTCTCCACGACGAGGTCCCCGGGGGCTCGGCCCGCGCCGgggagcagctcggccgcgggCGTGCCGGCGTCGATGCGGTCGCCGGGCCACCACTCGCCGAGCGGGCGGCTGCGCGGCACGGGGTCGACGTGGCGGGTGTAGATGACCGGGACTCCCGCGGCGCGGCAGAGCTCGACGGTGGAGGCGATGGCTGGCATGGCCGGCGCGACCAGCGAGGCGAAGTGGCCCTGCACGTCGATGACGAGGAGCGCCGCCGCGCGGGGGTCGGGGTCGCGGCGGCGCGTCTCGTACCTGGTGTACGTGGCGGGAGGCGGCATGGCGAGCGTGCGGTACGGTACTGGGCGGTGGGATGCTCGGTGCGCGCGATCAGCTTGAATCGGGCACGGTTTGGTGCGGTTGACTTGCGCTGCGGCGGGAGAGCTAGAAGGGGAACGAGATGATATGAGAGGATTGCGGAGACTTCCAGGCGCGACAGATGTCAGCATACAAACAAACACACGCGTAGCTAGCCAGATCGCGTATCCTCAGCCGAGGTCGGCTGACGAGGATGGATGCACTATATTGCGGCCTGGCAACGAGAGCGTGGGAGGCCCAACCAGGCGCACGAGTTAAGAAAGTGATAATTACTTATTCGTTAttctatcatatatatatatatatatatatatatatatatatatataggatgaTTCGTATATCATCtcaatattaattattattttttaaagtacCTTTTTAAAGTACCAATTGAGTAATTATCTTCTCTGCCGGGTGTTAAGCTACTCGCTACCTTGTGTCCGCTTGGTTGCCTCTGACTGCAATCCAATCGCGACGTCCGCTGCTGCACGGCAACATCCTAAAATTCTTAAATATATCATTAAATATCCATGAGCATCATTAAcatcatatttaattatttgaatCATTATACacataattaaaaattaaattattaagTTTAATGAGAAGTGATACATTGAGAACGAACTCACAAAATTAATATACAATATAgtattgaaaataattttaaaaattatatgaaGAACATTAGTGATtcaaacaattaaacatgatgcaaTATAgtattcaaaatattttttagattataGAGGTTTAAATTGAAGCCTTAAAAATTAGAGCAATTTATAAAAGTTAACAACtttgaaaaaatttaatttaaatttgactaagttttttttggaccaaattaattaaaataggttgtatATGATTTATAGAATTGCacaaaaatctttttaaaaattttagagcTCCAGAAGGTCTTCATTTGGAGCAGGGAAAAGGGAATGGGATATTTGATTCATATCGGTCACTTTTCATGGCGACTACTAATGGGTTCATCATGGACTTTTTCATGTTGGAATGTGGCTTATTTAAAGTCTATTTATGAGAATATAAAGAAAAAAGTTTAGTCTCGTATTATCAGGTAGCGAATCGACACATTGTCAATTTTATCGTCACATCGTCAACTTTATCTCTTCATTAATCCGACTATGAGTTCTTAATAAAACTGATAGATTTTTAGTACTGTTACATGCTGCTAGAGTTAGAAGTATGTTTATATgttataaattataaaatatacttttatataaaatctaaaattagatttttACACATATTACCAACATCTCATCCCATTGCCGACTGAGCTCAGAACCGCCTCGCCACGCACCTGGCTATACCTCCACCTGCCGCAACAGCTGGCCCTCCTCTTCCTAGACAAGTGCAAATTGGCCACTTCTTCCTCGCCGCTCTCTCCCTCACTGCTCTCTCTCTGATATTTTTCTTCACAACCGAGCTGCCCTCACTCTCTTGCTCAGTCTCTTGCTCAACTGAGCTCAaccggagcagcagcagctcaacTCCTACTCCCTTTCTGTCAGTTCCATCTCCTCCCTTTGGTTGTCTGTCTGCTCCCTCTCCCCATTTTCTCTCGTGCACATAGCACCATGCCACCCTCTCCATTATATGCTTGCTTTGGTGTTCAGTTGCTTCACacataaaattaaaatttagtttCACCTCAAGAATACCCCTATCGATCTCTAGTTCATCTATCGTTAAAAGAAAGAATAGTTTATTATAATTAACGTAATACCATAAAAATATAATGAGAGATGAGGTATTGAGTAGAGAATatgatgcaacaagaatcatTTGAATCATGATTCATTAGcttatatataaataatttatttaaagTCTATTAAAAAAGATcttaattaagctagctatcaagattaaaagAATTTTGATAATTTAAACAACACTTTTATactaaagtatatttttcctgGAAAGAACTGATCATAACAAGAATTTTCTAggtagtttcataattttaggacatgatattaattaattatgatttaattaaggtgaaatatatttaattaattatcaaaagtatttttttgagtttcaatatttttaacatgtagttacAAAGCTAATGCAattgatttcataatttttggagtttgtattAATTAACTACGAAATACACAAGCTATCAacaaagtaaaaagaaaaacgtgtGATGAATAGTACATTCAGAAGTTCGGGTTAAGGTTGGAACTTCTGGGTGAGGTTATGAGCGATAGTGTTCCTCATATTAATCTAGAACTTTTGGGCCATATTCAGAACTTTCGGGTAGAATTCTCTGGTATTTTTAGCTAGGATTACTTAGAATTTCTGGGTTGTAGCCCGTGACTTTTGCATTGTAGTAGAACGTGAGTTTGCAGCgatttttttaagattcaaCTCAGCATGTTAAAATCTATTCcacataaatatttatatacacTAATTTATTGTAACTAGACCTAATTTACCTACTTACAAACTCGATTCACTGGCTCTTACTTATCCAACATTCTCATACTAGCTCTATTTTAGCAAGAACAATGGTACTTCGCAATCATACATGCACAACCCCAAAATCTATCCAAAAGCCAATAAATCCATGTCTTCTCACATAGAAAACCTATGAGACTTATCTCAAGTCTTGTTGGAGGTTGGTGAACGTTAGTTGGGGAAGAATAGGACGAAAAATGGCTTGGGGAAGAGAGGCAAGGTGTTGTTGAAAAAATTCAGTGGAGATGAGTGACGAAATCAATTTGAAAAACgctcaaatcttcatgcatgcaagaacgaattggatggatgggaagttAGAGTGGTGGGGAATACCATGAcaacatatgcatatatttcttttgcttctagaaggtagattttttaggagaaggagagagcttgtgggagggagggagagcagcAACCCTGCTGTTTTTTGGGCAGCTTGGTTAGAAGAGAGGGAGCACGTGAGGGAGTAAGGGGAGGGACAAAGGTGCTACTGCAGATCAAAGAGAGAGGTGAGGTGGTGGGGTTAGTTAGGTGGGTCCCATATATAAGAGAAAAGACTATTTCAGTTGTaaaactttttctttcttttcatatTTTAATATCCCAAAATGAAGTGCTCTgatgctctaaaaattctagaatttttttttaccacaaTTACAAAACGAGATGAACCTATTTTAAATAGATTCACCCACAATGAAAGCAGAggttaaactaaaaaaaaactcaacaataaGGTATTTTCATAACTCTAAACAAAAGTTAAACCATCATTTAGAATAATAAACACTCAGCATATGCTTAACAAATAAATATGATACTCATGatacatgattatgcttaataaCATGATCACAgaattgggacgtgacaagTAATCTGTCCAGATTAACCATGATATGGTCTGGCCGCTTATTTGTCCAAATGTATTTAAGATCCGACTTTTCACTTCTCTTAACGGGAAATTTCCAACAAAAGTATTGAAGAGATCAGTcatattcttgtcaatgttATCATTTTTCTTATCATAAACATCTCAAATTAGGTTAAAGTCAACTTCTATCACCAAAGGTAGTGACATATTGTCATAAATATCCTTCAATTCTTGAATGAAATTTTTGGATATAGTCAGCAGGTCCGTACACTATAATCAACTCCCACCTCAAATTAGAGATTCCCATCCTTACTATGATTTTAATGCAGAAATGATAAACCTCACATTTCTTTAGCTGCAAACGATCTTCTTTAACACCAATCAAAATCCTTCAAAAATGACCTTGGACAGGTAGCACAGCCCAAGCCAAACTCTCATTTCCAGCGATCTCCCTGAGATCCCTAGTTGTGAAGTTTTTTTCTTCACAGTTTCTTTGATACCTATAATATCTGTTTTTTCTGAAAGATATAGTCCTTTATTTCTTCACAGTCCATTACTTTGTTGAAGGAGTTGCTGAATAATGCCCCTTGATGTCGTGTTACATCACGATTTTCCTTTAATTACTCTTCGAAATAAGAACATGTATTTAtaagaaacaattttttttatgaatgaagaaataaaaattttGTTTTCGGGAGTAGGCGAATAGTTAGAATTTGGGAACGAATGGGATGGGAGTTTGGGCGATCTATGCACTTAGTATTCACGGTTGCTAAAAGTTGTCGTTGGATGAGAGTCACAACCAATTCTTCGTCTTcgtttgttttttcttcattttaatGGATGATTTATTTTATGAATGTTTCCTGCATCCGGCTTGTCTTCACCATTCCGGAGAACACAAATTATCTTGTGTACGTAATTAGTAACAAAATGAATCATAGTTCTGGCATTATCTAGACTATCCATTGCACTTTAAGATTCGTGCTAGTTCTATATTGTCAAGATTGCAAATCGTTTTTAAATTTATGTTCCATATATGTCCTAGTCCATCTCGTGACTAAGGGAGCATTAAGGGGGCAAATGcaccaaaagaagaaaaaaaatgtgaaaattacACGGTGTGCAGATAGATGACAGGGTGTAGATCGGTGACTGGGACGGGAAGCATATCCTTCGACGTTGCTAAAAGAAACGTCACCGTGCAGTTGTCCCTCGTTTGTAATCCAATGGAGCAGTTTTTTCtttgctcttcttcttccttggttGGAGAAAAACGCAGCTCAATCTCCTACTTGCTTCCTCTGTCTGCCAGCATGGATTTGCTCTACAAGTCCCTCGTCTTGCAAGCACGGATATACTCTCTCTCCTTCATTAACCGTCGCTTGCGCCACCTCACCGCCTAGCCTCGCTTCATCCTCGGCGAGGACTATGGTGCAGTACAACGTACTTTGGCGACCAAGGCACATCAGAATATCAGAGACAAGCAAATCGCAACAACAGTGAAGTTCTCGGTTCCTCTAACGATCTGATTTCCAATCTGATGTCAATCTCCACCCACAATCTCAATTGATCTAATTCTCTCCCCCGACGCGGGCATGGACGCCGAGAGCCACCGTGCAGGCCTCCGGCAGTCCGGCGCTCTTGTACCAAACATCTGCCTCGCCACGTCGTTATGTACCACCCGGTTGCTCGCATGCGTTGCGAACTTGCGTGCCAACCCGGGGCAGGGGAAGGAAATTTTACGAGACCTTTTCTTCCGGGCAGGCGCATCTCTGATTCTTTTCCTCTGCTTGATAGCTTACGTGCTAGCTGCTTTTTCACTCTTGCCCTTGGTCCTGTATTACTCGAACCAACAGCCAGAGCTAGCCAGTTCAAGCTGGTGTTGTTCACTACTCAAAGGCATACGGATCAGCGACGCCACTACGTCAGATGTGCAACCACGGATCGTATCGCTCTGTTATAATAGTATACTGCAGCAAAATAGGTCTGGCTCGACAGGCCCGTAGCATTTTGTGTCAGGACCGGGCACAAACTCAACATCTTGAACCGTCTTGGGCCAGCTGAAGCCCATCGTTCCTGCTGGATAGCCATAAGATTCATGCATGGATAGCTACCACCTCGATGTCACCTCATTACGTAGACTCGATACTCCGGGCAAACTCAAATTATCAGTAGGTTAGGTCAACAAAGGAAAACTTGGTGAAGTAGAGTAGAAGATAGAGCAAACATAGAAACAGGTAGTGTAGGTAACTTAGGCGTGACTCCTGGAGATTAGCAGCACATTTCTACGCTGCAAGCACCGTTTTGATAGAGCAGCAGCTACGGTTTTGTGTCCAAAACATGTATGTTTGGTAAGCCGTAACAGATGCAGCTAAAAGCGATCTCTCACCATACCGGCGATCCCTGAAGACCTCTGCTACATGTCTGCATCAAAGGTAGGCACGCCTTTCAAACTTTAAACTGAACACTGACGGCACGGTCGATGCCTATGCACGGTCCGAACGGCACGCAGTAGCAGCTTTGAGTTGGGTACCGGTTCAGAATATCGAAAAGGTAATGCTTCAGATGCTGTACTTCACCATTCCCACGATTGCTTGTTCGAGTAATTTGAAAATGCACCTGAACAAGTTGGACCAAAGCTATCGAGAGAAAAAAACATTTCAATAAAAAACCAATCGAAAATTTTCAAATGAATGGGAGAAACGGCAGAGAGTCTTCTACTGTTTACTGACAGAAAACCACCAAGTGCCAAATCTACTGGGCATGGTCCTATGCAGTGCTGCAGAGTCGCTGACATATCAGTAACTTTCAATACACTCAGCAGTAAACAGTAGACATCGGATCCTGATAGAAGTCTGCTGTGCGAGCTGTAGGCAGGATCCAATTATTGGGAGCAGCCGTGAGGGATATATTGATGCTATTGCCTCGAAGGATGATTATGATGGCGGCATGGAGCCACGCCGAACAGCTAATCTCGTCTGTAGTTGGTCCAAGCTCGCAAGTAAAGTACccagaaaaggaagaaaagcaATTGCCCCCCACCGCCCCTCCCCCCAAGCTGCGTTTGCCCCACCATAGGAGATGACAGATGAGTATCTTCGTGAACCAGACCCACTGACCGCCCCTAAATACTTCCAAAACGCAAGCTCAACGGGCGGGAAGAGATTAAGTACATGTTTAGATTGCATCTATATTTACAACGTCTATGCTTAGTTAAGAGTGACttgctaaaaaaatttatagcTGATAAATTTTTAGTTATATATACGACaaagttagtaaaaaaaatatatacgaAGGTTGGGTCAAGAGGCTAACAAAATGTAATTTGTCACTGATGTGATAATCAACTAAACAGTTATCTAAAAATCTATAGCGTGACTAAACTTATGCGTAAAAAAAGTTAGATTCAAACCAATAATGCCCTAAGAGAGGACGAACTGCAACTCCATCGGACATGAGTAATCAAGTGTCTGTTAAATTACATTTTAGGGTTGGTTTGATATAGCTATatctcaaaaaaatttagagctaGGTATTTCtagttttagaaaattttgagccGAAGGTAAGAACAAATTAGGATGTTTGAGTGAGACATTGCTcacatttatattaaaaataaatatataaatcactttattttagcTTATAAAAATTAAACCCAGTATGAATCGTGGAACtgaagctctgccaaatagaTCATTAATCAATACTAGCTAAGTATCCGTGTTATAAtgaaaatacaaatattaaacGTGGTAGCATCAAGCATAAACTAAGTTATAAAGATATTGATGCACTATAAGAGTCTCGCCGAACGAATATATCGAGTTAAGAGTGATGccatagtttgatttcagataatATCTGAAAAAGAAGTAGAAGATTTTCCACtaaattttcttctaattttttatttttatcattaAAACTGATATGCGTAGTCAATAATAAAGTGGGGAAGCTGactaaattatttaaattttagggtATTTTATTAGATAGGGCGAGAACAAGCAAAAATATTACACATGAACTAAATTATGTTTCATACGGTAATGATTAATATGTTGTTTACAGTGACCTATCTCGTCATTGAATCATTGATCGTTGTGAATCTTAATCTGCGCTCATAAAACTTTGCAATTGTAGATAGGAGCAGTAGTAACTACCAACAACTAACTGGAATCGAGCATTTAAAAGCGTCCAAGTAGTAGAGATCCTAGAGTCCAGATAAGCCGGTCCATGAGCCTGGTCCACGCGCCGTGTACCCCCACCGGTCCACTAGAGGCTGTCCCCCTCGTTCTCCGTCGCCGAGCTCGAGAGGACAGCGTTTCGAAGCCGTGGAGTCTGGAGACGAATCTCCTACCACCCAGCACCCCGTGCTCCCAGCCAAGCATCCGTGCTCCCGCAACCTTCCTCCCCTTCCCCATCTCGCCCGCGGCCGCCGCGACTCATCTCCACCGAATATTCAGCTCGGCTGCCCACCGCGCCAAGCCGCTataaaaccaaaccaaaccacccGCGCGCCATGTTACCCGTTTCCGTTAGAGGTTAGACCCCCCATGAGATACTTCGGACTCCCCGTGGCGCCCGAGTCGTGCGGCTACTGATACTGATAGAAAGTCAAATCCGCGCATAAATTTTTATGGGCGGATCACCCGACGCTGCAGCCCAGGACGCGAGCGACGACGCCCGGGTCGTGGTGGTGGTTGCGGGATCCCCCGTCGAGTCCACCTCCGATCCTGTTCCTCCTCCGGCTGCGGCATCAGCGGCGGCGATTCCGGCGGCGGAGGGAAAGCGGGagtcaccggcggcggcggcggaggctaagcaggaggcggcggcggaggctgaAGCGGCGCTGGTGGAGTCAAAgcaggcggcggcgacggcagcaGGGGTGCAAGCCATGGCGGTCACCGTTGTGCGGGACGTCGAGACGGGCCCTGACGCGAGCACCAGCGACCGGGGCGGTGGCGGAGGAGCTGGGGAGAAGCCATCCTGGTTCACACCTAAGAGGTAACCCGCAGCAGCGCGCGATTGGGCAGCCACCGTCGTAGGTGTGGTAGGTTTGACCTGTTTTGGTTGCATGTGGCTTGCGGAGCTATGGAGCGGCGTTGATCTCCATTGGGGGTTCAGACGATTTGGTTGCTTTGGTTTGAGAAATTCGGGCTCTCCCGAGCTCCGATTGGACGTGCTGGGCAATAGCTCGCGATGATTGCGAGTTATTTAGCTGCTGCTTGCCAATGGTTCGAATTgtgtttgaattttgagctTCTGGCGATGTTCAAATTGAGATGGGATCAGAGCAGGCCAGCGGAGGTAGCCATCCAATAGTTCGATGGACAAACAAATCATTGGGGATGCGTGTAACGATGCTTCATTAGTTTAACCGAAATTTGCCTGTCACTCCGGTTGTTCCATCCGTGGCGTGGAGTTTTAGAATTTCTATGCTTCTCCTCGTTTGCTTGCTTTTGTGGTATGGATCTGAGTTTTTAATTCGTGTTGGCTGGATTCACATTGCTTTATTAGGCAACATTGCTTTTGTCGAATTTATTTTACACTGCATTAAAATTGGAAGGGACCTGGAGTTAGGTTTGATCAGCTGTAGCTTTTAGTGTCTTTATTCTGCTGGGGTAGGGCGTGCTTTGGATCTCATTGTTGGCGAGATGGAAGTTGGAGAGCTGTTCATTTGCTTGTCCTTCTGTCCTTTGAGCTTCTGACGTGAGAATGAGGCTCTGCTGCTTGGTTACAGTTGATCTTGTCCGTGCGTCACGTGCTCAGTGCCCACTGAATTTTACTCAAGCATTAACTTTTAAGCCTCTTTTATCTGATTCTAGTGGGGTGGTTCACATGATTTTTTTGCCAAACTTCAGTAGAGGGATGGCGATTCACATGATTTATTGCCAAAATTTCGAGCTATTGTCTATTATATTTTCTTGAGTTCAAAATTGTTCTTTATGCAGACTGCATTATCATTCATATCCGGGCATATATGCATGTCCAATTATGTTTTTGCATTGTAACTGAGGAGTGTATCCATGCATTTCCTGCTTgagttaattatatttttacatgtgcaGATTACTTGTCGTGTTCTGCATCATAAACATGCTAAATTATGTTGATCGAGGAGCAATAGCAAGTAATGGTGTCAATGGTAACCGCAAAAATTGTTCTAGTGGCACATGCATCTCAGGCTCTGGAATTCAGTAAGTTTCATGAGAAAACTTTCTAAAACTGTGtatgttttttcttaaaaaaaacttaatgTATTCAGTGCATTGATGGCTATTTATCTCATAAAATGAGAGCGTGGACCTCCAAATCTCCAAATGCACAATTTCCTTTTCTGATCTGATCCCCTCCTGTCTTTTTAAATAAGTTACAATAAGTCACTGCTTATCAACCGTCTTTAGTGGCAACATGCTGGTCATATACTTCTACTCTCTTTCTATTTAGTCCTTATCCGCTTACCATGCCTGGTCTACAGGGGGGACTTCAATCTTAATAATtttgaagatggtgtgttgtcCTCAGCATTTATGGTTGGGCTGTTGGTGGCTTCACCGATATTTGCATCCCTGGCAAAAATGTTTGTTCTCTGTTTGTTCTTCTGTTTAATATATTGTAATATTCAGGAATATTGTTTCTAAATTTGGCTCGTATATTTGGTGGCATTACATGCATGTGTGCGCTCTTAGTAACATAAAGTAACCTACAGTCATTAAAACTTTAAATCTTATTAACTGACTCTACACATAACCTTCCTTCGTTTTTTAAACTTTCTTTtgttatgtgattttttttttgggttttgtGTGTATAGAATTCAGACTAGAAAGTTATGACATTTTTTAAAGACAATGTCCATTGTATTATCTGCCTCTAATTTGAATAAAACATGTGTGGTGACTACTCTCAATGGTTCACATGCTACTCCAAAACATCGTGATTATAGTTTACATTAGATGCAACCTGTATGCTTGTAGCTACGTACTGTAATATGCATGCATAATTCTATATTCATGTAGGAATCTTATCTgtggttaatttttttattcatcgACTGGGCAACAAAATTTAGTGGCTTGGTATGTTCTCATTACCAATGCCAATTTATTGTATAGTCGTTGGTTAACAAAAAAGTATGAGCAAAAAAAGAAAGTGTTATTGTGTTCTCATCCCGCTATTTTATTCTACCATTAGAAAATTTTCTAGAGTAACAATATGGTACTGGATGATGAGTTTAAATTAGCAATGGAGATCCAGAGTATGGGTCAGTGAAAAAGTAAGCACATTGCTTGGTATAGTTCAATTCCGTGTAGTATGCTTTGTCTGAGCAGTCATTACTAAGAGGACGGATCTTCAATAAACGCTACAGATTAATGAATAATACTAAAAAGAAGAAACTTCAATACATACTAAAGATTAATGAATAACAAGTATGATCTTATTAAATGGTATGATGGAGGATAATGCCGTAGCTCATGTTCAATACCCCCAACATTTCAGAGTGTTTTTCTTGGCCATGTGACCAATTGTTTTCCTTCGTTGCAGACACAATCCTTTTAGGCTTATTGGTGTCGGATTGTTAGTGTGGACTATCGCAACAGCTGGTTGTGGGTGCTCGTTTGATTTCTGGTCAATTACTATATGCCGCATGTAAGTGACTTTTCATGGCAGTTGCGTTTGATGTTTCAAGTCTCTGTTAAAAAATGCTCAATGCCAATCTTCTAATCATATGGTCATTTATCCAAAATATTGTTACTTAGGTTAGTTGGTGTTGGTGAAGCTTCGTTTATAAGTCTTGCAGCACCATTCATTGATGACAATGCACCAGCAGCTCAGGTACTATTATATTCTTCCACCTCTTTTGAGATTGCTTTACTTTAACACCCGTACAAAATTATCCAAAATTAATTGTGGCCCATGTGTGTGGTTGTGGTGAGTTTAGTCCTGTGTTGGATAGTAGCAGCACACACATGAGGGTCCGAACATGGTAATTCTGGATTAGCCCTTTTCGGCAAAACAAGTGCAAAACCCAACAGAACTGATACGTGTGCGAAGGCCTGCCCCTTGTCGGGATTGGACCAAAGCATATATAGGTCTTTGGACTGTGACATGTACGCCAAGCTGTACACATGTTCAAATAATTCCTCCATCAAGCTATGCTGTAAATTGTTTTTAACTGTTATGTTGTTTACAGTTCCTCATGTCTTTTGTCAGCCAACAACTTACCCTGCTACTTATTATGTTACCAGAAAACAGCATGGCTTGCTATGTTCTACATGTGTATACCAACTGGGATAGCATTAGGCTATGTTTATGGCGGGCTGGTAAGTCCTATCATAAACTCTGTTTTCCTTCCTTTTTAGTTTTGACTTTAG harbors:
- the LOC133888094 gene encoding nicotinamidase 2-like, yielding MLTSVAPGSLRNPLISSRSPSSSPAAAQVNRTKPCPIQADRAHRASHRPVPYRTLAMPPPATYTRYETRRRDPDPRAAALLVIDVQGHFASLVAPAMPAIASTVELCRAAGVPVIYTRHVDPVPRSRPLGEWWPGDRIDAGTPAAELLPGAGRAPGDLVVEKSTYSAFAGTALEEALRGMGAEEVIVAGVMTNLCCETTARDAFVRGFRVFFSADATATASRDLQEATLANMAYGFAYIADCKRLEAALGKAE